One genomic segment of Myxocyprinus asiaticus isolate MX2 ecotype Aquarium Trade chromosome 14, UBuf_Myxa_2, whole genome shotgun sequence includes these proteins:
- the LOC127452041 gene encoding H(+)/Cl(-) exchange transporter 7-like isoform X3, with translation MGEGSSGLTSLCILCLTSENCAASKQSAPTSLDYDNSENQLFLEEERRMSQMSFSCLEITRWVICGLIGFLTGLIACFIDIAVENLAGVKYFVVKQNIEKFTELGGLSISLILWAVLNSAFVMVGGIIVAFFEPIAAGSGIPQIKCYLNGVKIPRVVRLKTLVIKVCGVICSVAGGLAVGKEGPMIHSGAVVAAGVSQGRSTSLKRDFKIFEYFRRDTEKRDFVSAGAAAGVSAAFGAPVGGVLFSLEEGASFWNQMLTWRIFFASMISTFTLNFFLSIYHGKPGDLSSPGLINFGRFDSDTMGYNLYEIPLFIIMGALGGLLGALFNLLNYWLTIFRIRYIHRPCLQVMEAMLVAAVTATVSFAMIYFSNDCQPLGEDHTEEYPLQLFCADGEYNTMATAFFNTPERSVRSLFHNPPGSYNPQTLGLFTLVYFFLAVWTYGLTVSAGVFIPSLLIGAAWGRLFGILLSSITSSQSIWADPGKYALIGAAAQLGGIVRMTLSLTVIMVEATGNVTYGFPIMLVLITAKIVGDYFVEGLYDIHIKLQSVPFLHWEAPATSHWLTAREVMSSPVTCFNRVEKVGTIVDVLSNISTNHNGFPVVVHTIEEDEPGKICGLILRSQIIVLLKHKVFVERASSRLSQRKLALKDFRDAYPRFPPIQSIHVSQDERECMMDLTEFMNPTPYTVPQETSLPRVFKLFRALGLRHLVVVDNENRVVGLVTRKDLARYHLGKHGLEELQLAQT, from the exons atgggagaaggctcaagtggactaaCTAGTTTATGCATTCTgtgtttgacgtcagaaaactGCGCTGCATCAAAACAATCCGCTCCGACG AGTCTTGATTATGATAACAGTGAAAATCAGTTGTTTTTGGAGGAAGAAAGACGGATGAGTCAAATG AGCTTCAGTTGTCTGGAGATCACGAGATGGGTGATCTGTGGTCTTATTGGATTCCTCACTGGTCTAATCGCGTGCTTCATAGACATTGCTGTGGAGAACCTTGCTGGGGTTAAGTACTTTGTGGTCAAACAGA ACATAGAGAAATTCACAGAGCTGGGAGGCCTGTCCATCTCTCTGATACTGTGGGCAGTGTTAAACTCTGCTTTCGTGATGGTCGGTGGCATCATTGTTGCTTTTTTTGAG CCCATCGCTGCAGGTAGTGGAATCCCTCAGATAAAATGCTACCTTAATGGAGTGAAGATCCCTCGTGTTGTTCGGCTAAAG ACTTTGGTGATTAAGGTCTGTGGTGTGATCTGCTCGGTCGCTGGAGGTCTCGCCGTAGGAAAG GAAGGGCCCATGATTCACTCAGGAGCAGTGGTGGCCGCTGGAGTGTCTCAGGGCCGAAGCACTTCACTGAAGAGAGACTTTAAG ATTTTTGAGTATTTCCGCAGAGACACAGAGAAGAGAGATTTTGTCTCAGCGGGAGCAGCAGCTGGAGTCTCTGCTGCCTTTGGAGCCCCTGTTG GTGGGGTTCTGTTCAGTTTAGAGGAAGGAGCTTCGTTCTGGAACCAAATGTTGACCTGGAGAATT TTCTTTGCTTCGATGATCTCCACCTTCACACTGAACTTTTTCCTAAGTATTTACCATGGGAAGCCTGGAGACCTCTCCAGCCCTGGTCTCATTAACTTTGGCCGCTTTGACAGTGAT ACCATGGGGTATAATTTATATGAAATTCCTCTCTTCATTATCATGGGAGCTTTAG GAGGTTTGCTTGGAGCGCTGTTCAATCTACTCAATTACTGGCTAACGATTTTCAGAATAAG GTACATCCACCGGCCGTGTCTACAGGTGATGGAGGCCATGCTGGTCGCCGCGGTCACAGCCACAGTTTCTTTTGCTATGATCTATTTCTCTAATGACTGCCAGCCGTTGGGAGAGGACCACACTGAGGAATATCCTCTACAG cTCTTCTGTGCTGATGGTGAATATAACACCATGGCAACAGCTTTCTTCAACACACCCGAACGGAGTGTGAGGAGTCTGTTCCATAACCCTCCAG GCTCTTACAACCCCCAGACCCTGGGACTCTTCACTCTGGTCTATTTTTTCCTGGCTGTCTGGACGTATGGCCTGACTGTGTCAGCAGGAGTGTTCATCCCCTCTTTGCTGATTGGAGCGGCATGGGGTAGACTCTTCGGAATCCTCCTGTCCAGCATTACCTCCAGCCAATCA ATTTGGGCGGATCCTGGGAAGTATGCTCTGATAGGTGCTGCGGCCCAGCTTG GTGGCATTGTTAGAATGACCCTCAGTCTCACCGTAATCATGGTAGAAGCCACTGGTAACGTGACCTACGGCTTCCCCATAATGCTTGTGCTGATTACTGCCAAGATTGTTGGGGATTACTTTGTAGAG GGCCTGTATGATATCCACATTAAGCTGCAAAGTGTTCCTTTCCTTCACTGGGAGGCTCCTGCTACTTCTCATTGGCTGACGGCCAG GGAGGTCATGAGCTCTCCAGTCACCTGCTTCAACAGAGTGGAGAAGGTTGGCACCATAGTGGATGTTCTTAGCAACATATCCACCAATCACAATGGCTTCCCAGTGGTTGTCCATACAATTGAGGAAGATGAG CCAGGCAAAATCTGTGGCCTTATTCTCCGCTCTCAGATCATTGTTCTCCTCAAGCATAAG GTGTTTGTAGAGAGGGCATCTTCACGTCTCAGCCAGAGGAAGCTAGCGCTGAAGGACTTCAGAGATGCATATCCGCGCTTTCCCCCCATCCAGTCCATTCACGTCTCTCAGGACGAGAGAGAGTGTATGATGGACCTGACAGAGTTCATGAACCCAACCCCTTACACTGTGCCTCAG gAGACTTCACTCCCCCGGGTGTTTAAGTTGTTTCGGGCATTGGGACTGAGGCATCTGGTTGTGGTTGATAATGAGAACAGG GTTGTGGGTCTGGTGACCAGGAAGGATCTTGCACGGTATCACCTGGGTAAACACGGCCTGGAGGAGCTTCAACTGGCTCAGACGTGA
- the LOC127452041 gene encoding H(+)/Cl(-) exchange transporter 7-like isoform X2, which yields MANIAKKVSWSSRGDDRGERTPLLNGAEDVKYTRQDIVRSRPKEIPHNEKLLSLKYESLDYDNSENQLFLEEERRMSQMSFSCLEITRWVICGLIGFLTGLIACFIDIAVENLAGVKYFVVKQNIEKFTELGGLSISLILWAVLNSAFVMVGGIIVAFFEPIAAGSGIPQIKCYLNGVKIPRVVRLKTLVIKVCGVICSVAGGLAVGKEGPMIHSGAVVAAGVSQGRSTSLKRDFKIFEYFRRDTEKRDFVSAGAAAGVSAAFGAPVGGVLFSLEEGASFWNQMLTWRIFFASMISTFTLNFFLSIYHGKPGDLSSPGLINFGRFDSDTMGYNLYEIPLFIIMGALGGLLGALFNLLNYWLTIFRIRYIHRPCLQVMEAMLVAAVTATVSFAMIYFSNDCQPLGEDHTEEYPLQLFCADGEYNTMATAFFNTPERSVRSLFHNPPGSYNPQTLGLFTLVYFFLAVWTYGLTVSAGVFIPSLLIGAAWGRLFGILLSSITSSQSIWADPGKYALIGAAAQLGGIVRMTLSLTVIMVEATGNVTYGFPIMLVLITAKIVGDYFVEGLYDIHIKLQSVPFLHWEAPATSHWLTAREVMSSPVTCFNRVEKVGTIVDVLSNISTNHNGFPVVVHTIEEDEPGKICGLILRSQIIVLLKHKVFVERASSRLSQRKLALKDFRDAYPRFPPIQSIHVSQDERECMMDLTEFMNPTPYTVPQETSLPRVFKLFRALGLRHLVVVDNENRVVGLVTRKDLARYHLGKHGLEELQLAQT from the exons ATGGCCAACATCGCGAAGAAAGTGTCATGGTCGAGCCGAGGCGACGATCGCGGAGAGAGAACTCCACTGTTGAACGGAGCCGAGGACGTTAAATACACAAGACAG GACATTGTGAGGAGTCGGCCGAAGGAAATCCCTCACAACGAAAAGCTGCTCTCCCTCAAATATGAG AGTCTTGATTATGATAACAGTGAAAATCAGTTGTTTTTGGAGGAAGAAAGACGGATGAGTCAAATG AGCTTCAGTTGTCTGGAGATCACGAGATGGGTGATCTGTGGTCTTATTGGATTCCTCACTGGTCTAATCGCGTGCTTCATAGACATTGCTGTGGAGAACCTTGCTGGGGTTAAGTACTTTGTGGTCAAACAGA ACATAGAGAAATTCACAGAGCTGGGAGGCCTGTCCATCTCTCTGATACTGTGGGCAGTGTTAAACTCTGCTTTCGTGATGGTCGGTGGCATCATTGTTGCTTTTTTTGAG CCCATCGCTGCAGGTAGTGGAATCCCTCAGATAAAATGCTACCTTAATGGAGTGAAGATCCCTCGTGTTGTTCGGCTAAAG ACTTTGGTGATTAAGGTCTGTGGTGTGATCTGCTCGGTCGCTGGAGGTCTCGCCGTAGGAAAG GAAGGGCCCATGATTCACTCAGGAGCAGTGGTGGCCGCTGGAGTGTCTCAGGGCCGAAGCACTTCACTGAAGAGAGACTTTAAG ATTTTTGAGTATTTCCGCAGAGACACAGAGAAGAGAGATTTTGTCTCAGCGGGAGCAGCAGCTGGAGTCTCTGCTGCCTTTGGAGCCCCTGTTG GTGGGGTTCTGTTCAGTTTAGAGGAAGGAGCTTCGTTCTGGAACCAAATGTTGACCTGGAGAATT TTCTTTGCTTCGATGATCTCCACCTTCACACTGAACTTTTTCCTAAGTATTTACCATGGGAAGCCTGGAGACCTCTCCAGCCCTGGTCTCATTAACTTTGGCCGCTTTGACAGTGAT ACCATGGGGTATAATTTATATGAAATTCCTCTCTTCATTATCATGGGAGCTTTAG GAGGTTTGCTTGGAGCGCTGTTCAATCTACTCAATTACTGGCTAACGATTTTCAGAATAAG GTACATCCACCGGCCGTGTCTACAGGTGATGGAGGCCATGCTGGTCGCCGCGGTCACAGCCACAGTTTCTTTTGCTATGATCTATTTCTCTAATGACTGCCAGCCGTTGGGAGAGGACCACACTGAGGAATATCCTCTACAG cTCTTCTGTGCTGATGGTGAATATAACACCATGGCAACAGCTTTCTTCAACACACCCGAACGGAGTGTGAGGAGTCTGTTCCATAACCCTCCAG GCTCTTACAACCCCCAGACCCTGGGACTCTTCACTCTGGTCTATTTTTTCCTGGCTGTCTGGACGTATGGCCTGACTGTGTCAGCAGGAGTGTTCATCCCCTCTTTGCTGATTGGAGCGGCATGGGGTAGACTCTTCGGAATCCTCCTGTCCAGCATTACCTCCAGCCAATCA ATTTGGGCGGATCCTGGGAAGTATGCTCTGATAGGTGCTGCGGCCCAGCTTG GTGGCATTGTTAGAATGACCCTCAGTCTCACCGTAATCATGGTAGAAGCCACTGGTAACGTGACCTACGGCTTCCCCATAATGCTTGTGCTGATTACTGCCAAGATTGTTGGGGATTACTTTGTAGAG GGCCTGTATGATATCCACATTAAGCTGCAAAGTGTTCCTTTCCTTCACTGGGAGGCTCCTGCTACTTCTCATTGGCTGACGGCCAG GGAGGTCATGAGCTCTCCAGTCACCTGCTTCAACAGAGTGGAGAAGGTTGGCACCATAGTGGATGTTCTTAGCAACATATCCACCAATCACAATGGCTTCCCAGTGGTTGTCCATACAATTGAGGAAGATGAG CCAGGCAAAATCTGTGGCCTTATTCTCCGCTCTCAGATCATTGTTCTCCTCAAGCATAAG GTGTTTGTAGAGAGGGCATCTTCACGTCTCAGCCAGAGGAAGCTAGCGCTGAAGGACTTCAGAGATGCATATCCGCGCTTTCCCCCCATCCAGTCCATTCACGTCTCTCAGGACGAGAGAGAGTGTATGATGGACCTGACAGAGTTCATGAACCCAACCCCTTACACTGTGCCTCAG gAGACTTCACTCCCCCGGGTGTTTAAGTTGTTTCGGGCATTGGGACTGAGGCATCTGGTTGTGGTTGATAATGAGAACAGG GTTGTGGGTCTGGTGACCAGGAAGGATCTTGCACGGTATCACCTGGGTAAACACGGCCTGGAGGAGCTTCAACTGGCTCAGACGTGA
- the LOC127452041 gene encoding H(+)/Cl(-) exchange transporter 7-like isoform X1: MANIAKKVSWSSRGDDRGERTPLLNGAEDVKYTRQFSGGTKFYIGRLSTVDLEEEITTEEDIVRSRPKEIPHNEKLLSLKYESLDYDNSENQLFLEEERRMSQMSFSCLEITRWVICGLIGFLTGLIACFIDIAVENLAGVKYFVVKQNIEKFTELGGLSISLILWAVLNSAFVMVGGIIVAFFEPIAAGSGIPQIKCYLNGVKIPRVVRLKTLVIKVCGVICSVAGGLAVGKEGPMIHSGAVVAAGVSQGRSTSLKRDFKIFEYFRRDTEKRDFVSAGAAAGVSAAFGAPVGGVLFSLEEGASFWNQMLTWRIFFASMISTFTLNFFLSIYHGKPGDLSSPGLINFGRFDSDTMGYNLYEIPLFIIMGALGGLLGALFNLLNYWLTIFRIRYIHRPCLQVMEAMLVAAVTATVSFAMIYFSNDCQPLGEDHTEEYPLQLFCADGEYNTMATAFFNTPERSVRSLFHNPPGSYNPQTLGLFTLVYFFLAVWTYGLTVSAGVFIPSLLIGAAWGRLFGILLSSITSSQSIWADPGKYALIGAAAQLGGIVRMTLSLTVIMVEATGNVTYGFPIMLVLITAKIVGDYFVEGLYDIHIKLQSVPFLHWEAPATSHWLTAREVMSSPVTCFNRVEKVGTIVDVLSNISTNHNGFPVVVHTIEEDEPGKICGLILRSQIIVLLKHKVFVERASSRLSQRKLALKDFRDAYPRFPPIQSIHVSQDERECMMDLTEFMNPTPYTVPQETSLPRVFKLFRALGLRHLVVVDNENRVVGLVTRKDLARYHLGKHGLEELQLAQT, translated from the exons ATGGCCAACATCGCGAAGAAAGTGTCATGGTCGAGCCGAGGCGACGATCGCGGAGAGAGAACTCCACTGTTGAACGGAGCCGAGGACGTTAAATACACAAGACAG TTCTCCGGAGGCACTAAATTTTATATAGGCAGGCTGAGCACTGTGGATCTTGAAGAGGAGATCACAACCGAAGAG GACATTGTGAGGAGTCGGCCGAAGGAAATCCCTCACAACGAAAAGCTGCTCTCCCTCAAATATGAG AGTCTTGATTATGATAACAGTGAAAATCAGTTGTTTTTGGAGGAAGAAAGACGGATGAGTCAAATG AGCTTCAGTTGTCTGGAGATCACGAGATGGGTGATCTGTGGTCTTATTGGATTCCTCACTGGTCTAATCGCGTGCTTCATAGACATTGCTGTGGAGAACCTTGCTGGGGTTAAGTACTTTGTGGTCAAACAGA ACATAGAGAAATTCACAGAGCTGGGAGGCCTGTCCATCTCTCTGATACTGTGGGCAGTGTTAAACTCTGCTTTCGTGATGGTCGGTGGCATCATTGTTGCTTTTTTTGAG CCCATCGCTGCAGGTAGTGGAATCCCTCAGATAAAATGCTACCTTAATGGAGTGAAGATCCCTCGTGTTGTTCGGCTAAAG ACTTTGGTGATTAAGGTCTGTGGTGTGATCTGCTCGGTCGCTGGAGGTCTCGCCGTAGGAAAG GAAGGGCCCATGATTCACTCAGGAGCAGTGGTGGCCGCTGGAGTGTCTCAGGGCCGAAGCACTTCACTGAAGAGAGACTTTAAG ATTTTTGAGTATTTCCGCAGAGACACAGAGAAGAGAGATTTTGTCTCAGCGGGAGCAGCAGCTGGAGTCTCTGCTGCCTTTGGAGCCCCTGTTG GTGGGGTTCTGTTCAGTTTAGAGGAAGGAGCTTCGTTCTGGAACCAAATGTTGACCTGGAGAATT TTCTTTGCTTCGATGATCTCCACCTTCACACTGAACTTTTTCCTAAGTATTTACCATGGGAAGCCTGGAGACCTCTCCAGCCCTGGTCTCATTAACTTTGGCCGCTTTGACAGTGAT ACCATGGGGTATAATTTATATGAAATTCCTCTCTTCATTATCATGGGAGCTTTAG GAGGTTTGCTTGGAGCGCTGTTCAATCTACTCAATTACTGGCTAACGATTTTCAGAATAAG GTACATCCACCGGCCGTGTCTACAGGTGATGGAGGCCATGCTGGTCGCCGCGGTCACAGCCACAGTTTCTTTTGCTATGATCTATTTCTCTAATGACTGCCAGCCGTTGGGAGAGGACCACACTGAGGAATATCCTCTACAG cTCTTCTGTGCTGATGGTGAATATAACACCATGGCAACAGCTTTCTTCAACACACCCGAACGGAGTGTGAGGAGTCTGTTCCATAACCCTCCAG GCTCTTACAACCCCCAGACCCTGGGACTCTTCACTCTGGTCTATTTTTTCCTGGCTGTCTGGACGTATGGCCTGACTGTGTCAGCAGGAGTGTTCATCCCCTCTTTGCTGATTGGAGCGGCATGGGGTAGACTCTTCGGAATCCTCCTGTCCAGCATTACCTCCAGCCAATCA ATTTGGGCGGATCCTGGGAAGTATGCTCTGATAGGTGCTGCGGCCCAGCTTG GTGGCATTGTTAGAATGACCCTCAGTCTCACCGTAATCATGGTAGAAGCCACTGGTAACGTGACCTACGGCTTCCCCATAATGCTTGTGCTGATTACTGCCAAGATTGTTGGGGATTACTTTGTAGAG GGCCTGTATGATATCCACATTAAGCTGCAAAGTGTTCCTTTCCTTCACTGGGAGGCTCCTGCTACTTCTCATTGGCTGACGGCCAG GGAGGTCATGAGCTCTCCAGTCACCTGCTTCAACAGAGTGGAGAAGGTTGGCACCATAGTGGATGTTCTTAGCAACATATCCACCAATCACAATGGCTTCCCAGTGGTTGTCCATACAATTGAGGAAGATGAG CCAGGCAAAATCTGTGGCCTTATTCTCCGCTCTCAGATCATTGTTCTCCTCAAGCATAAG GTGTTTGTAGAGAGGGCATCTTCACGTCTCAGCCAGAGGAAGCTAGCGCTGAAGGACTTCAGAGATGCATATCCGCGCTTTCCCCCCATCCAGTCCATTCACGTCTCTCAGGACGAGAGAGAGTGTATGATGGACCTGACAGAGTTCATGAACCCAACCCCTTACACTGTGCCTCAG gAGACTTCACTCCCCCGGGTGTTTAAGTTGTTTCGGGCATTGGGACTGAGGCATCTGGTTGTGGTTGATAATGAGAACAGG GTTGTGGGTCTGGTGACCAGGAAGGATCTTGCACGGTATCACCTGGGTAAACACGGCCTGGAGGAGCTTCAACTGGCTCAGACGTGA